A stretch of the Arvicanthis niloticus isolate mArvNil1 chromosome 30, mArvNil1.pat.X, whole genome shotgun sequence genome encodes the following:
- the LOC143440863 gene encoding leukocyte immunoglobulin-like receptor subfamily A member 6 isoform X1 — MTPTLTALLYLGLILGSGNPVLSGAFSKPTIKVVPSNVVTNGQEVTIFCEGSLHAKEYRLHKEGSPDYLIPTNLLETENKAKFSISPIQWNHAGQYWCSYKTPTNMLRQSDITELVVTGVINGEVRLSALPSYVVTSGGNVTLQCASQVTYDRFILMKEDEKFSTVVPSWHTYPALRQALFTVGPVTSNQRWRFTCYGYYLSNSQMWSRPSNHLELLVPGTHHKPILWAHPGSIITSGSPVTIWCEGDYKTQTYKLYREGSLESWDREFQMDHNKAKLTIPSVTHLNAGRYSCYSYTSAGWSEPSDTLKLVVTGVYKKPIISALQSPVVNLGVFVNISCTANQTFNWFILRTDDQKIYRSFGLQDPYSMASLARFQVGPITSGQRWRFRCYGYSEDDPQVWSESSDPLEFLFSVSQPQDYTVENLIRMGVSVLVLVLLGILLFEAQHSQRQTQHTAGRESSASFMVAESCE; from the exons ATGACCCCCACTCTCACAGCCCTGCTGTATCTTG GATTGATCTTGGGATCTGGGAACCCAGTACTGTCAG GGGCCTTCTCTAAACCCACAATCAAGGTGGTGCCAAGCAATGTGGTGACCAATGGGCAAGAGGTGACCATCTTCTGTGAAGGGTCCTTACATGCCAAAGAATACCGTCTCCACAAAGAAGGAAGTCCAGATTACCTGATACCGACAAACCttctagaaactgaaaacaaggcCAAGTTCTCTATCTCACCAATTCAATGGAATCATGCAGGTCAATACTGGTGTTCTTATAAAACCCCAACTAACATGTTACGACAAAGTGACATCACGGAGCTGGTGGTGACAG GAGTTATCAACGGTGAAGTCAGGCTGTCTGCCCTTCCTAGCTATGTTGTGACTTCAGGGGGAAATGTGACCCTTCAGTGTGCATCACAAGTTACATATGATAGGTTTATTCTAATGAAGGAAGATGAGAAATTCTCCACTGTGGTGCCCTCATGGCATACATATCCTGCATTACGGCAAGCCCTTTTCACAGTGGGTCCTGTTACCTCCAACCAAAGGTGGAGGTTCACATGCTATGGATATTACTTGAGTAACTCCCAGATGTGGTCAAGGCCCAGTAACCATTTAGAACTCCTGGTCCCAG GGACCCATCACAAACCCATACTCTGGGCTCATCCAGGTTCCATCATAACCTCAGGGAGCCCTGTGACTATCTGGTGTGAAGGGGACTACAAAACCCAAACATATAAGCTATATAGAGAGGGAAGCCTAGAATCCTGGGACAGAGAGTTCCAAATGGACCACAATAAAGCAAAACTCACCATCCCATCTGTGACACATCTGAATGCAGGGCGATATTCCTGCTACTCTTACACCTCTGCTGGGTGGTCAGAGCCCAGTGACACCCTGAAACTGGTGGTTACAG GAGTCTACAAAAAACCCATCATTTCTGCCCTACAAAGCCCTGTTGTAAACTTAGGAGTGTTTGTGAACATCTCATGTACCGCAAATCAGACATTTAACTGGTTCATTTTAAGAACTGATGATCAGAAAATCTACAGATCCTTTGGCTTACAAGACCCATACTCTATGGCGTCTCTGGCCAGGTTCCAAGTGGGTCCAATAACTTCTGGACAACGTTGGAGATTCAGATGCTATGGCTATTCTGAAGATGATCCTCAGGTGTGGTCAGAATCCAGTGACCCATTGGAGTTCCTCTTCTCAG TCTCACAGCCCCAGGATTACACAGTGGAGAATCTCATCAGGATGGGGGTGTCAGTCTTGGTCCTTGTGCTTCTTGGCATTCTGCTGTTTGAAGCTCAGCACAGTCAAAGACAGACCCAACATACGGCTGGGAGAGAAAGCAGTGCTTCTTTCATGGTGGCAGAATCCTGTGAATAA